One Pseudonocardia abyssalis DNA segment encodes these proteins:
- a CDS encoding helix-turn-helix domain-containing protein yields the protein METAWERPAPGLREWVGAYTGYRTDPGPPSVHQGVPSAHLTFILCLDGKVEMLANPDPARPPGAFDALVAGLHDAPAQIASGAAQTGLQLRLTWRGTRALFGVPAGELAGDTVDLAALLGRRTGPLLERLADAGTWAERFARLDTALAGLVGDTDGVRPEVGYAWDRLQETGGALRIADLAREVGWSRRHLADQLRRETGLAPKAAARVIRFERACDRLRFTADPLATVAADCGYVDQAHLSRDFRDLAGQTATQWLGERAATAHTGSAFSTTPGRARGSIGP from the coding sequence ATGGAGACGGCGTGGGAGCGCCCGGCGCCCGGCCTGCGGGAGTGGGTGGGGGCCTACACGGGCTACCGCACCGATCCCGGGCCGCCGTCGGTCCACCAGGGCGTGCCGTCGGCGCACCTGACGTTCATCCTCTGCCTCGACGGCAAGGTCGAGATGCTGGCCAACCCCGATCCCGCCCGGCCGCCCGGGGCGTTCGACGCGCTGGTCGCCGGGCTGCACGACGCCCCGGCGCAGATCGCCTCCGGCGCGGCGCAGACGGGGCTGCAGCTGCGGCTGACCTGGCGCGGGACCCGGGCCCTGTTCGGCGTGCCGGCCGGGGAGCTCGCCGGCGACACCGTCGACCTCGCCGCCCTGCTCGGCCGCCGCACCGGGCCGCTGCTGGAACGGCTGGCCGACGCCGGTACGTGGGCGGAGCGGTTCGCCCGCCTGGACACCGCGCTGGCCGGGCTGGTGGGCGACACCGACGGGGTGCGCCCCGAGGTCGGGTACGCCTGGGACCGCCTGCAGGAGACCGGTGGCGCGCTGCGCATCGCCGACCTCGCCCGCGAGGTCGGCTGGAGCCGCCGCCACCTCGCCGACCAGCTGCGCCGCGAGACCGGGCTGGCCCCCAAGGCCGCCGCGCGGGTCATCCGCTTCGAGCGCGCGTGCGACCGCCTGCGCTTCACCGCGGACCCCCTGGCGACGGTGGCGGCCGACTGCGGCTACGTCGACCAGGCCCACCTGTCCCGCGACTTCCGCGACCTCGCCGGGCAGACGGCGACGCAGTGGCTCGGGGAACGCGCCGCCACCGCGCACACCGGGTCCGCTTTCTCCACGACTCCGGGCCGCGCCCGGGGCAGCATCGGGCCATGA
- a CDS encoding VOC family protein has translation MTSVPSVWPTFVCRDAAAELRFLVEAFGFAERAVHRDGSTIEHAELTWGDGGVMVGTHRPDDPCGQPPGGASVHVVVTAPDALYDRAVAAGATVLRPIEDTDYGSRQFVVRDPEGNVWSFGTWYE, from the coding sequence ATGACCTCCGTACCGTCCGTCTGGCCCACCTTCGTCTGCCGCGACGCCGCCGCCGAGCTCCGGTTCCTCGTCGAGGCGTTCGGGTTCGCCGAGCGCGCCGTCCACCGGGACGGGAGCACGATCGAGCACGCCGAGCTGACCTGGGGCGACGGCGGGGTGATGGTCGGAACGCACCGTCCGGACGACCCGTGCGGCCAACCGCCCGGCGGCGCGTCGGTGCACGTCGTGGTGACCGCCCCGGACGCCCTCTACGACCGCGCCGTCGCCGCGGGGGCGACGGTGCTGCGCCCGATCGAGGACACCGACTACGGCAGCAGGCAGTTCGTCGTCCGCGACCCCGAGGGCAACGTGTGGAGCTTCGGCACCTGGTACGAGTAG
- a CDS encoding YceI family protein has protein sequence MFWSKRRRGGRTQQSGARQAIMPIPLTGGLLSGEVRDNDGKPLAGAEISVFDRSSKRVAHSDTDAYGFFAHAVQPGDYRIRAEAGGYQSLHERANVEWGAHNAVGQLTLLPDETLTTPVPGIYEIDPDHSAVRFVARHIAMSRVYGQFQKFSGQVRIAENFEDSHVEVLIDAASVFTNVEARDTHLRSADFLDVENFPKLHFTSHRFARAGGNRWLIDGELTLHGMTSDVQLDTTYLGMQEWNGLRAGCMATTQLHREHFTVNWQQMLARGVPVVGSTIEITLDVQGILQQ, from the coding sequence ATGTTCTGGAGCAAGCGCCGACGGGGTGGACGCACGCAGCAGAGTGGTGCGCGACAGGCCATCATGCCGATCCCGCTGACCGGCGGGCTGCTCTCCGGGGAGGTCCGCGACAACGACGGCAAGCCGCTGGCCGGGGCCGAGATCTCGGTGTTCGACCGGTCCAGCAAGCGGGTGGCGCACTCCGACACCGACGCGTACGGCTTCTTCGCGCACGCCGTGCAGCCCGGTGACTACCGCATCCGCGCCGAGGCGGGCGGCTACCAGAGCCTGCACGAGCGGGCCAACGTCGAGTGGGGCGCGCACAACGCGGTCGGCCAGCTCACGCTGCTGCCCGACGAGACGCTTACGACCCCGGTCCCCGGCATCTACGAGATCGACCCCGACCACTCGGCGGTGCGGTTCGTCGCCCGGCACATCGCGATGTCGCGGGTGTACGGACAGTTCCAGAAGTTCTCCGGTCAGGTCCGGATCGCCGAGAACTTCGAGGACTCGCACGTCGAGGTGCTGATCGACGCAGCGAGCGTGTTCACCAACGTCGAGGCGCGCGACACGCACCTGCGCTCGGCCGACTTCCTCGACGTCGAGAACTTCCCGAAGCTGCACTTCACCAGCCACCGCTTCGCCCGCGCGGGGGGCAACCGCTGGCTGATCGACGGCGAGCTGACCTTGCACGGCATGACCAGCGACGTCCAGCTCGACACGACGTACCTGGGCATGCAGGAGTGGAACGGGCTGCGCGCCGGCTGCATGGCCACCACGCAGCTGCACCGCGAGCACTTCACCGTCAACTGGCAGCAGATGCTCGCCCGCGGCGTTCCCGTCGTCGGATCGACGATCGAGATCACCCTCGACGTGCAGGGGATCCTGCAGCAGTAG
- a CDS encoding FtsK/SpoIIIE family DNA translocase, with the protein MAGRTTTGSTARASSPRKPAARKPAARKPAARKPAARKPPPRRDLLDKGIDATGRGMARLGRATGRAVGRTREIDPAHRRDGLGVALLVLAVVTAAGVWFGAGGPVGQWLSGAIGSVIGRGAYLLPVILLVAGIVLVATGPQPDSRPRVAVGSLLLALGGLGLVHLVSGSPVEPETWASGGGAVGYLAATPLATGLTAWVAAPVLVLLTGYAFLVLTATPVRAVPDRVRRLLGRAVEPEADEADAGSDSGEIVPDPVIEAETSPLRRPSRRRQAKVADVVRDELGEDPVVIDAEVVPVPDEPPADEPPPRPTRRRPPTAIVATPPVVDEPDGPVGEQLRLTVNDREGEPPYVLPPADILPTGPVPKTRSSANDAMIERITGVLEQFSIDAQVTGFTRGPTVTRYEIELGPAVKVEKITQLTKNISYAVATDNVRILAPIPGKSAVGIEVPNTDREMVRLGDVLRSGTARAEQHPLVVGLGKDIEGHFLTANLAKMPHLLVAGSTGSGKSSFVNSMLVSLLSRATPDEVRMILIDPKMVELTPYEGIPHLITPIITQPKKAAAALAWLVEEMEQRYQDMQVNKVRHVDEFNRKVRSGDITAPLGSERVYRPYPYILCIVDELADLMMTAPRDVEDAVVRITQKARAAGIHLVLATQRPSVDVVTGLIKTNVPSRLAFATSSLTDSRVILDQPGAEKLIGMGDALYLPMGMSKPVRMQGAFVDDDEISAVVAFTKDQAEPTYLEGVTAQKAGEAKEVDPEIGDDLDVLIQATELIVTSQFGSTSMLQRKLRVGFAKAGRLMDLLETRGVVGPSEGSKARDVLIKPDELDGVIWLMRGGGGADPDEPHE; encoded by the coding sequence ATGGCAGGACGGACGACGACCGGCAGCACGGCGCGAGCGTCGTCCCCCCGCAAGCCCGCCGCACGCAAGCCCGCCGCACGCAAGCCCGCCGCACGCAAGCCGGCGGCCCGCAAGCCGCCGCCGCGGCGCGACCTGCTCGACAAGGGCATCGACGCGACCGGCCGGGGCATGGCCCGCCTGGGCCGTGCCACCGGCCGGGCCGTCGGGCGCACCCGCGAGATCGACCCCGCCCACCGCCGTGACGGCCTCGGCGTCGCCCTCCTCGTGCTCGCCGTCGTCACGGCGGCGGGCGTGTGGTTCGGTGCGGGCGGGCCGGTCGGGCAGTGGCTCTCCGGCGCGATCGGCTCGGTCATCGGCCGCGGGGCCTACCTGCTCCCGGTGATCCTTCTCGTCGCGGGCATCGTGCTGGTGGCCACCGGGCCGCAGCCCGACTCGCGCCCGCGCGTCGCCGTCGGGTCGCTGCTGCTGGCTCTGGGCGGGCTCGGACTGGTGCACCTGGTGTCCGGCTCGCCCGTCGAGCCCGAGACCTGGGCGTCCGGGGGAGGGGCCGTCGGCTACCTCGCGGCCACCCCGCTGGCGACCGGCCTCACCGCCTGGGTCGCCGCCCCCGTGCTCGTCCTGCTCACCGGCTACGCATTCCTCGTCCTCACCGCCACGCCCGTCCGCGCGGTGCCCGACCGCGTCCGGCGCCTGCTCGGCCGGGCCGTCGAGCCCGAGGCCGACGAGGCCGACGCAGGGTCCGACTCCGGGGAGATCGTCCCCGACCCCGTCATCGAGGCCGAGACGTCCCCGCTGCGCCGCCCGTCGCGCCGGCGCCAGGCGAAGGTCGCCGACGTGGTGCGCGACGAGCTGGGCGAGGACCCCGTCGTCATCGACGCGGAGGTCGTGCCGGTCCCGGACGAGCCGCCGGCGGACGAGCCGCCGCCCCGGCCGACCCGCCGCCGCCCGCCGACCGCGATCGTCGCCACCCCACCCGTCGTCGACGAGCCGGACGGCCCGGTCGGGGAGCAGCTGCGCCTCACCGTGAACGACCGCGAGGGCGAGCCGCCCTACGTCCTGCCGCCCGCCGACATCCTGCCGACCGGCCCGGTCCCCAAGACCCGCAGCAGCGCCAACGACGCGATGATCGAGCGGATCACCGGCGTGCTGGAGCAGTTCTCGATCGACGCGCAGGTCACCGGCTTCACCCGCGGCCCGACCGTCACCCGCTACGAGATCGAGCTCGGCCCGGCCGTCAAGGTCGAGAAGATCACCCAGCTGACGAAGAACATCTCCTACGCCGTCGCGACCGACAACGTGCGGATCCTGGCGCCGATCCCGGGCAAGTCGGCCGTCGGCATCGAGGTGCCCAACACCGACCGCGAGATGGTGCGCCTGGGTGACGTCCTGCGCTCCGGCACCGCGCGCGCCGAGCAGCACCCGCTCGTCGTCGGGCTGGGCAAGGACATCGAGGGCCACTTCCTCACCGCGAACCTGGCGAAGATGCCGCACCTGCTCGTCGCGGGGTCGACGGGCTCCGGCAAGTCGAGCTTCGTCAACTCGATGCTGGTCTCGCTGCTGTCCCGGGCCACCCCGGACGAGGTCCGGATGATCCTCATCGACCCCAAGATGGTGGAACTGACGCCCTACGAGGGCATCCCGCACCTCATCACGCCCATCATCACCCAGCCCAAGAAGGCGGCGGCCGCACTCGCCTGGCTGGTGGAGGAGATGGAGCAGCGCTACCAGGACATGCAGGTCAACAAGGTCCGCCACGTCGACGAGTTCAACCGCAAGGTGCGCTCGGGCGACATCACCGCCCCGCTGGGCAGCGAGCGCGTGTACCGGCCCTACCCCTACATCCTGTGCATCGTCGACGAGCTGGCCGACCTGATGATGACCGCGCCGCGCGACGTCGAGGACGCGGTCGTCCGGATCACCCAGAAGGCGCGCGCCGCCGGTATCCACCTGGTCCTCGCGACGCAGCGCCCGTCGGTCGACGTCGTCACCGGTCTGATCAAGACGAACGTGCCCTCGCGCCTGGCGTTCGCCACGTCGTCGCTGACGGACTCGCGGGTCATCCTCGACCAGCCCGGCGCCGAGAAGCTGATCGGCATGGGCGACGCGCTGTACCTGCCGATGGGGATGAGCAAGCCGGTCCGCATGCAGGGCGCGTTCGTCGACGACGACGAGATCTCCGCGGTCGTGGCGTTCACCAAGGACCAGGCCGAGCCGACCTACCTCGAGGGCGTCACGGCGCAGAAGGCCGGGGAGGCCAAGGAGGTCGACCCCGAGATCGGCGACGACCTCGACGTCCTCATCCAGGCCACCGAGCTGATCGTCACCTCGCAGTTCGGGTCGACGTCGATGCTGCAGCGCAAGCTGCGGGTCGGGTTCGCGAAGGCGGGCCGGTTGATGGACCTGCTGGAGACGCGCGGGGTCGTCGGGCCGTCGGAGGGGTCGAAGGCCCGCGACGTGCTGATCAAGCCCGACGAGCTCGACGGCGTCATCTGGCTCATGCGCGGGGGCGGCGGTGCGGACCCCGACGAGCCGCACGAGTGA
- a CDS encoding selenium-binding family protein, whose amino-acid sequence MSPLNTRRRRLTAVAVAIPLLAGGTALAGQATADSPIHTITSEVHDSVGSLFTATNHLVDIPGAVPVGEPGHEGKEYIVVWAGDENVADTSGQDIADTPLAVGAVKELSELPTDLPGQDFLAVIDADADSATYGKVVNTVTLGPLPENEPHHMQYIHTAGDNIYAGGLFSDITYVFDTDKLPLLELSGVSNPVDTPCGSVPDAYWVLQDGTAYGTYMGGPDVPGPCTYTNGEVRVGNGFAGSPGSVVRLDEQGRTLAEVPAALPTAEFPEDCHNLPALPTATCANPHGIQVREDLDTMVTSDYCEPRNIILDPVKAPDHKLCRPTVRTWDISDRNNPVVRNVTKLPDGPRRETNPAHEENQAIMETTVTNLPENKGAFAESMCGGAIFYAPDITAPEPAWREVFDNTTAALSVDPDVIEGGGCDGGGWVQTSLDDKYLYHAVIGRGPGAQFPEDQGTTKMIYTLDIQALIAAGDSPDCSIDTILEVAEGGEEADCPALVDVLEVTDTTSGGPHWGALDNYVANGDGTYSETTDVDRIAYSNYFVARTGIDGNHRVCIADVEDGVMTVDEDFRDEARGGTCVDFNRLEWPHGETGNAKPHSMIFVVAGGDVR is encoded by the coding sequence TTGTCCCCCCTGAACACCCGGCGACGACGCCTCACCGCCGTCGCCGTCGCCATACCGCTGCTCGCGGGTGGCACCGCGCTGGCCGGCCAGGCCACCGCCGACTCCCCGATCCACACCATCACCTCCGAGGTCCACGACAGCGTCGGCTCGCTGTTCACCGCGACCAACCACCTCGTCGACATCCCCGGTGCCGTCCCGGTCGGTGAACCCGGCCACGAGGGCAAGGAGTACATCGTCGTCTGGGCCGGTGACGAGAACGTCGCCGACACCTCGGGCCAGGACATCGCCGACACCCCGCTGGCCGTCGGCGCGGTCAAGGAGCTCTCCGAGCTGCCGACCGACCTCCCGGGTCAGGACTTCCTCGCCGTCATCGACGCCGACGCGGACTCGGCGACCTACGGCAAGGTCGTCAACACCGTGACGCTCGGCCCGCTGCCGGAGAACGAGCCGCACCACATGCAGTACATCCACACGGCGGGCGACAACATCTACGCCGGTGGCCTGTTCTCCGACATCACCTACGTGTTCGACACCGACAAGCTCCCGCTGCTGGAGCTCTCGGGCGTCAGCAACCCGGTCGACACCCCCTGCGGATCGGTGCCCGACGCCTACTGGGTACTCCAGGACGGCACCGCCTACGGCACGTACATGGGCGGCCCGGACGTCCCCGGCCCCTGCACGTACACCAACGGCGAGGTCCGGGTCGGCAACGGCTTCGCGGGCAGCCCCGGCTCGGTCGTCCGCCTGGACGAGCAGGGCCGCACCCTCGCGGAGGTCCCGGCGGCACTGCCGACCGCGGAGTTCCCCGAGGACTGCCACAACCTGCCGGCCCTGCCCACGGCCACCTGCGCGAACCCGCACGGCATCCAGGTCCGCGAGGACCTCGACACCATGGTCACCAGTGACTACTGCGAGCCGCGCAACATCATCCTGGACCCGGTGAAGGCGCCGGACCACAAGCTGTGCCGCCCGACCGTCCGCACCTGGGACATCAGCGACCGCAACAACCCGGTGGTCCGCAACGTCACCAAGCTGCCCGACGGTCCCCGTCGTGAGACCAACCCGGCTCACGAGGAGAACCAGGCGATCATGGAGACGACGGTGACGAACCTGCCCGAGAACAAGGGTGCGTTCGCCGAGTCGATGTGCGGTGGCGCGATCTTCTACGCCCCCGACATCACCGCGCCGGAGCCGGCGTGGCGCGAGGTCTTCGACAACACGACCGCGGCGCTGTCCGTCGACCCCGACGTGATCGAGGGCGGTGGATGCGACGGCGGCGGCTGGGTGCAGACCTCGCTGGACGACAAGTACCTCTACCACGCCGTCATCGGCCGTGGCCCGGGTGCGCAGTTCCCCGAGGACCAGGGCACCACCAAGATGATCTACACCCTGGACATCCAGGCCCTGATCGCCGCCGGCGACTCGCCGGACTGCTCCATCGACACCATCCTCGAGGTCGCCGAGGGCGGCGAGGAGGCCGACTGCCCGGCTCTCGTCGACGTGCTCGAGGTGACCGACACGACGTCCGGCGGCCCGCACTGGGGCGCCCTGGACAACTACGTGGCCAACGGTGACGGCACCTACAGCGAGACCACGGACGTCGACCGGATCGCGTACTCGAACTACTTCGTGGCGCGCACCGGGATCGACGGCAACCACCGGGTCTGCATCGCCGACGTCGAGGACGGCGTGATGACGGTCGACGAGGACTTCCGCGACGAGGCCCGCGGCGGCACCTGCGTCGACTTCAACCGGCTCGAGTGGCCGCACGGCGAGACCGGCAACGCCAAGCCGCACTCGATGATCTTCGTGGTGGCCGGTGGCGACGTCCGCTGA
- a CDS encoding Lrp/AsnC family transcriptional regulator — protein MPPTDRQPDDLDRRLLALLEADARATMADLGRAVGLSRTAVLARVQRLERDGVLRGYHADVVLPGAATAHRARVGIVLRTTDVAGYVARLTALPEFVEIESVTGEYDLIVLVTAPTAGQLDALLDRVQGWRETVRTTTWMVLTRYR, from the coding sequence GTGCCACCGACGGATCGTCAGCCCGACGACCTGGACCGCCGCCTGCTCGCCCTCCTGGAGGCCGATGCGCGGGCCACGATGGCCGACCTCGGCCGGGCGGTCGGGCTGTCCCGCACCGCCGTGCTCGCCCGGGTCCAGCGCCTCGAGCGCGACGGCGTGCTGCGCGGCTACCACGCCGACGTCGTCCTGCCCGGCGCCGCGACCGCGCATCGCGCCCGCGTCGGCATCGTCCTGCGCACGACCGACGTCGCCGGGTACGTCGCCCGCCTCACCGCGCTGCCGGAGTTCGTCGAGATCGAGTCGGTGACGGGGGAGTACGACCTCATCGTGCTGGTCACCGCGCCGACCGCCGGGCAGCTCGACGCGCTGCTGGACCGGGTGCAGGGCTGGCGCGAGACGGTCCGGACAACCACGTGGATGGTGCTGACGCGGTACCGCTGA
- the lat gene encoding L-lysine 6-transaminase has product MTPDDVHETLRRHLLVDGFDLVLDTRASRGSWIVDARDGTRYLDLFSFFASAPLGLNHPALADDPVFLAELTDAAVNKPSNSDVYTVAMARFVETFARVVGDPALPHLFFVEGGAAAVENALKTAFDWKRRHNAAHGRPAHLGTKVLHLTRAFHGRSGYTMSLTTTDPVKTALFPTFDWPRIDVPAAHFPGDVRLAEAGALEQARAAFAAHPHDIACFVAEPIQGEGGDNHLRSGFLRAMQALCVEHDALLVLDEVQTGGGMTGTAWAYQQLGVSPDVVAFGKKLQVCGVMAGGRVDEVPDNVFAVSSRINSTWGGNLTDMVRSRRHLEVIEADGLIPRAAVLGEYLLAALAGVPGLSSVRGRGLFCAADLPTPAARDAVLHHLLHGEHVLMLGSGERSVRFRPALTITAEELDLAVAALTRAVAATTGPAVAA; this is encoded by the coding sequence ATGACTCCCGACGACGTCCACGAGACCCTGCGTCGACACCTGCTCGTCGACGGCTTCGACCTCGTCCTCGACACCCGCGCGTCCCGGGGGTCCTGGATCGTCGACGCCCGCGACGGCACCCGCTACCTCGACCTGTTCAGCTTCTTCGCCTCCGCGCCGCTGGGGCTCAACCACCCCGCGCTCGCCGACGACCCGGTGTTCCTCGCCGAGCTGACCGACGCCGCGGTGAACAAGCCGTCGAACTCCGACGTCTACACCGTCGCGATGGCGCGCTTCGTCGAGACGTTCGCCCGGGTCGTCGGGGATCCCGCGCTGCCGCACCTGTTCTTCGTCGAGGGCGGGGCGGCGGCCGTCGAGAACGCGCTGAAGACGGCGTTCGACTGGAAGCGGCGGCACAACGCGGCGCACGGGCGACCCGCGCATCTCGGCACGAAGGTGCTGCACCTGACGCGCGCGTTCCACGGCCGCAGCGGCTACACGATGTCGCTCACCACCACCGACCCGGTCAAGACCGCGCTGTTCCCGACGTTCGACTGGCCGCGGATCGACGTGCCCGCCGCCCACTTCCCCGGCGACGTCCGGCTCGCCGAGGCCGGTGCGCTGGAGCAGGCCCGTGCGGCGTTCGCGGCGCACCCGCACGACATCGCGTGCTTCGTCGCGGAGCCGATCCAGGGCGAGGGCGGGGACAACCACCTGCGGTCCGGTTTCCTTCGGGCGATGCAGGCGCTCTGCGTCGAGCACGATGCCCTGCTGGTCCTGGACGAGGTGCAGACCGGCGGCGGCATGACCGGTACCGCGTGGGCCTACCAGCAGCTCGGCGTCTCCCCCGACGTCGTCGCGTTCGGCAAGAAGCTGCAGGTCTGCGGTGTGATGGCGGGTGGCCGGGTGGACGAGGTGCCCGACAACGTCTTCGCGGTGTCGAGCCGGATCAACTCGACGTGGGGCGGCAACCTCACCGACATGGTGCGGTCGCGGCGCCACCTGGAGGTGATCGAGGCCGACGGGCTGATCCCCCGCGCCGCGGTGCTGGGCGAGTACCTGCTCGCGGCACTGGCCGGGGTGCCCGGCCTGTCGTCGGTCCGCGGCCGCGGGCTGTTCTGCGCGGCCGACCTGCCGACACCCGCCGCACGCGACGCCGTGCTGCACCATCTGCTGCACGGGGAGCACGTGCTGATGCTGGGCAGCGGGGAGCGCTCGGTCCGCTTCCGCCCGGCGTTGACGATCACCGCCGAGGAGCTCGACCTCGCGGTGGCGGCCCTGACCCGCGCGGTCGCGGCGACGACCGGGCCGGCGGTGGCGGCCTGA
- a CDS encoding NAD(P)/FAD-dependent oxidoreductase — protein MNLWFEQVVGDGDLLEPRPPLDGDADADVCIVGAGYTGLWTAHALLRADPGLRVVVVEREIAGFGASGRNGGWCSALFPAGPAALERRHGAGAAEAMGAAMRATVDDVGAAVAEEGIACDWVKGGTVTLARTAAQVTRARRDDGWVDAAQASALVGASGVLGATVTPDCARVQPARLVRGLARAVQRRGGRIAEGTRALSVGPRRVVTDRGVVTAGAVVRAAEAWNSGLAPRSVAPVYSLIVATRPLPASFWDVAGLAGGQTFTDHRHLIVYGQRTADDRLVFGGRGAPYHWRSRIRPEFDTDDRVFAGLRTAATDLFPALEPDDFTHAWGGPLGIPRDWHAGVGYSDGLGWAGGYVGDGVGTSHLAGRTLAALILGHDDPVMGLPWVGHRSRRWEPEPLRWLLVNAGLRLMTLADGEERLTRRPSVIAASLSRALGH, from the coding sequence ATGAACCTGTGGTTCGAGCAGGTCGTCGGCGACGGCGACCTGCTCGAACCCCGCCCGCCCCTCGACGGCGACGCCGACGCCGACGTCTGCATCGTCGGCGCCGGCTACACCGGGCTGTGGACCGCGCACGCGCTGCTGCGCGCCGACCCCGGCCTGCGCGTGGTCGTCGTGGAGCGGGAGATCGCCGGGTTCGGAGCGAGCGGGCGCAACGGCGGCTGGTGTTCGGCCCTGTTCCCCGCGGGTCCCGCCGCGCTGGAGCGCCGGCACGGCGCCGGTGCGGCGGAGGCGATGGGTGCGGCGATGCGCGCCACCGTCGACGACGTGGGCGCCGCGGTCGCCGAGGAGGGCATCGCCTGCGACTGGGTGAAGGGCGGCACGGTCACGCTCGCCCGCACCGCCGCACAGGTCACCCGGGCCCGGCGCGACGACGGGTGGGTCGACGCCGCGCAGGCCTCCGCGCTGGTCGGGGCGTCGGGCGTGCTCGGGGCGACGGTCACGCCCGACTGCGCGCGGGTGCAGCCGGCGCGGCTGGTGCGCGGGCTCGCCCGGGCCGTGCAGCGCCGCGGCGGGCGGATCGCGGAGGGCACGAGGGCGCTGTCGGTCGGGCCGCGCCGGGTCGTCACCGACCGCGGCGTCGTGACGGCCGGGGCGGTCGTGCGGGCCGCCGAGGCGTGGAACTCGGGCCTGGCGCCGCGCTCGGTCGCGCCGGTGTACTCGCTGATCGTCGCCACCCGGCCGCTGCCCGCGTCGTTCTGGGACGTCGCCGGGCTCGCAGGCGGGCAGACGTTCACCGACCACCGCCACCTGATCGTCTACGGCCAGCGCACCGCCGACGACCGGCTCGTGTTCGGCGGCCGCGGCGCCCCCTACCACTGGCGCTCGCGCATCCGCCCGGAGTTCGACACCGACGACCGGGTCTTCGCCGGGCTGCGCACCGCGGCCACCGACCTGTTCCCGGCCCTGGAGCCGGACGACTTCACCCACGCCTGGGGCGGCCCGCTGGGCATCCCGCGCGACTGGCACGCGGGCGTCGGCTACTCCGACGGCCTGGGCTGGGCCGGCGGGTACGTCGGCGACGGCGTCGGCACCTCCCACCTCGCCGGCCGCACCCTCGCCGCCCTGATCCTCGGCCACGACGACCCGGTCATGGGCCTGCCGTGGGTCGGGCACCGGTCGCGGCGCTGGGAGCCGGAGCCGCTGCGCTGGCTGCTGGTCAACGCCGGCCTGCGGCTGATGACGCTGGCCGACGGGGAGGAGCGCCTGACCCGCCGCCCCAGCGTCATCGCGGCCTCCCTGTCCCGAGCGCTCGGTCACTGA